In Halomonas alkalicola, the following proteins share a genomic window:
- a CDS encoding MBL fold metallo-hydrolase, with product MTEGQQAGRLRFASLGSGSKGNATLVSDGETHLLVDCGFGLRETERRLADFGLHPRQLDAVLVTHEHGDHIRGVGPLARRHGVAVYLTPGTWASGRLGELPSRHWITPQSRFAVKGLTIDPVTVPHDAREPVQFRVHGGERSLGVLTDLGHPTEHVAEAFAGCDALVLECNHDVQMLADGPYPPRLKRRVGGDWGHLANAQAAALLPRLGLDRLQHIVCSHLSEHNNRPELALAALVPLLDGDDSRLRVSCQEAGLAWQAIA from the coding sequence ATGACGGAAGGGCAGCAGGCCGGGAGGCTGCGCTTCGCCTCCCTGGGCAGCGGCAGCAAGGGCAATGCGACCCTGGTCAGCGACGGCGAGACCCACCTGCTGGTGGACTGCGGCTTCGGCCTGCGCGAGACCGAGCGTCGGCTTGCCGACTTCGGGCTGCACCCGCGCCAGCTCGATGCGGTGCTGGTCACCCACGAGCATGGCGACCATATCCGCGGCGTCGGCCCCCTGGCGCGACGCCACGGCGTGGCGGTCTACCTGACGCCCGGCACCTGGGCCTCGGGGCGGCTCGGCGAGCTGCCGAGCCGCCACTGGATCACCCCCCAGTCACGCTTCGCGGTCAAGGGGTTGACCATCGACCCGGTGACCGTGCCCCACGATGCCCGGGAACCGGTGCAGTTTCGCGTCCACGGCGGCGAGCGTAGCCTGGGGGTGCTCACCGACCTGGGCCACCCCACCGAACACGTGGCCGAGGCCTTCGCCGGCTGCGACGCCCTGGTGCTGGAGTGCAACCACGATGTGCAGATGCTGGCCGATGGCCCCTATCCGCCGCGGCTGAAGCGCCGGGTGGGCGGCGACTGGGGGCACCTGGCCAACGCCCAGGCCGCCGCCCTGCTGCCGCGCCTCGGCCTGGATCGACTGCAGCACATCGTCTGCTCGCATCTGTCGGAACACAACAACCGCCCCGAGCTGGCCCTGGCGGCCCTGGTGCCGCTGCTCGACGGCGACGACTCCCGGCTCAGGGTCTCCTGCCAGGAGGCGGGCCTGGCGTGGCAGGCCATTGCCTGA
- a CDS encoding GNAT family N-acetyltransferase, with amino-acid sequence MSQIASAPTAATAPPRGPRIRYRQALSRDAADQAEVFHHAVMQGAMAHYSVAEREAWASALPRDASAWAARQALFTTLVAECDGRCVGFLELDLPRGRIETLYVWPSLARRGIGSTLLIHAERLLMEQGHARARIEASLVLTERLVRRGWQEVGEEWVERGGERLCRKTLEKRLAAVET; translated from the coding sequence ATGAGCCAGATCGCCAGTGCCCCGACGGCCGCCACGGCCCCGCCCCGGGGGCCGCGCATACGCTACCGCCAGGCCCTTTCCCGTGATGCCGCCGACCAGGCCGAGGTCTTCCATCACGCCGTGATGCAGGGCGCCATGGCCCACTACAGCGTCGCCGAACGCGAGGCCTGGGCATCGGCCCTGCCGCGGGATGCCAGCGCCTGGGCGGCGCGCCAGGCGCTCTTTACCACCCTGGTGGCCGAGTGCGATGGCCGCTGCGTGGGGTTCCTGGAGCTGGACCTGCCGCGGGGTCGCATCGAGACGCTCTACGTCTGGCCGTCGCTCGCCCGCCGCGGCATCGGCTCCACCCTGCTGATTCATGCCGAGCGCCTGCTGATGGAGCAGGGCCATGCGCGGGCCCGGATCGAGGCCAGTCTGGTGCTGACGGAGCGTCTGGTGCGACGCGGCTGGCAGGAGGTGGGCGAGGAGTGGGTGGAGCGCGGCGGCGAGCGACTGTGCCGCAAGACGCTGGAGAAGCGCCTCGCCGCCGTGGAGACCTGA
- the dapA gene encoding 4-hydroxy-tetrahydrodipicolinate synthase, whose product MITGSIVALATPMKVNGDIDWEALRRLVNFHLDNGTDGIVAAGTTGEPTTMSFAEHFDVIRTVVEEVDGRIPVIAGTGANATSEAVELARYAGEVGADYCLSVCPYYNKPTQEGLYRHFKAVAEGSKLPVILYNVPGRTACDLYNETVLRLAEVDNIVGLKDATGNLERAEDLISRLKGSGFMLYSGDDATACDFMLMGGHGDISVTANVAPRAMHDLCVAAVAGDADRAHQLNTRLMPLHTNLGIESNPIPVKWALYRMGLVEPGIRLPLTWLSEKYHSTISEALQLAGVIED is encoded by the coding sequence ATGATCACTGGCAGTATCGTCGCCCTGGCGACGCCGATGAAGGTCAATGGCGACATCGACTGGGAGGCGCTGCGTCGCCTGGTGAACTTCCACCTCGACAACGGCACCGATGGCATCGTGGCCGCCGGCACCACCGGCGAGCCCACCACCATGTCGTTCGCCGAGCACTTCGACGTCATCCGCACCGTGGTGGAGGAGGTCGATGGTCGCATCCCGGTCATCGCCGGCACCGGCGCCAACGCCACCTCCGAGGCCGTCGAGCTGGCCCGCTACGCCGGCGAGGTGGGGGCCGACTACTGCCTGTCGGTCTGCCCCTACTACAACAAGCCCACCCAGGAAGGCCTCTACCGCCACTTCAAGGCGGTGGCCGAGGGCAGCAAGCTGCCGGTGATCCTCTACAACGTGCCCGGCCGCACCGCCTGCGATCTCTACAACGAGACCGTGCTGCGCCTGGCCGAGGTGGACAACATCGTCGGTCTCAAGGATGCCACCGGCAACCTGGAGCGCGCCGAGGACCTGATCTCGCGGCTCAAGGGCAGCGGGTTCATGCTCTACTCCGGCGACGACGCCACCGCCTGCGACTTCATGCTGATGGGCGGCCACGGGGATATCTCGGTGACCGCGAACGTGGCCCCCCGGGCCATGCACGACCTGTGCGTCGCGGCGGTGGCCGGCGATGCCGACCGCGCCCACCAGCTCAATACCCGGCTGATGCCGCTGCACACCAACCTGGGCATCGAATCCAACCCGATCCCGGTGAAGTGGGCGCTCTACCGCATGGGGCTCGTCGAGCCGGGCATCCGCCTGCCGCTCACCTGGCTCTCGGAGAAGTACCACTCCACGATCAGCGAGGCCCTGCAGCTGGCCGGCGTGATCGAGGACTGA
- a CDS encoding AI-2E family transporter: protein MTLRAVFKSWIDHYFSDEEAVILLVLLVLGFAVVILFGRMLAPFLTALVIAFLLQGAVGWLERRHVPHLMAVSLVFLGFIGLLLALAFILMPLIWNQLVGLVQETPRMFASGQQLLDDLQERYPHLVTPDQIQNWIAVAGREMTQFGQRALTLSLASLGNVLALIIYLVLVPILVFFLLKDREKLVDFTLSLLPQKRALMTRIWHEMDDQIANYVRGKFIEIIIVGTVSFLTFAYFGLPYSALLAVLVGFSVLVPYIGAAVATLPVAAVAGFHFGMTSEFAYVLIAYGIIQALDGNVLAPILFSETNNIHPVSIIVAVLFFGGIWGFWGIFFAIPLATLLKALVYAWPRGIQRHKREEAAEALAEE from the coding sequence ATGACCCTGCGGGCGGTCTTCAAGAGCTGGATCGACCACTACTTCTCCGACGAGGAGGCGGTGATCCTGCTGGTGCTGCTGGTGCTCGGCTTCGCGGTGGTGATCCTCTTCGGCCGCATGCTGGCGCCCTTCCTCACCGCGCTGGTGATCGCCTTCCTGCTGCAGGGGGCGGTGGGCTGGCTGGAGCGGCGCCACGTGCCGCACCTGATGGCGGTGAGCCTGGTGTTCCTGGGCTTCATTGGCCTGCTGCTGGCGCTGGCCTTCATCCTGATGCCGCTGATCTGGAACCAGCTGGTGGGGCTGGTGCAGGAGACGCCACGCATGTTCGCCAGCGGCCAGCAGCTGCTCGACGACCTGCAGGAGCGCTACCCGCACCTGGTGACCCCCGACCAGATCCAGAACTGGATCGCCGTGGCCGGCCGCGAGATGACCCAGTTCGGCCAGCGCGCCCTGACCCTGTCGCTGGCCTCCCTGGGCAACGTGCTGGCGCTGATCATCTACCTGGTGCTGGTGCCGATTCTGGTCTTCTTCCTGCTCAAGGATCGCGAGAAGCTGGTGGACTTCACCCTCTCGCTGCTGCCCCAGAAGCGCGCCCTGATGACGCGCATCTGGCACGAGATGGACGACCAGATCGCCAACTACGTGCGCGGCAAGTTCATCGAGATCATCATCGTCGGCACCGTCTCGTTTCTCACCTTCGCCTACTTCGGGCTGCCCTATTCGGCGCTGCTGGCGGTGCTGGTGGGCTTCTCGGTGCTGGTGCCCTACATCGGCGCGGCGGTGGCCACCCTGCCGGTGGCGGCGGTGGCCGGCTTCCACTTCGGCATGACCAGCGAGTTCGCCTATGTGCTGATCGCCTACGGCATCATCCAGGCGCTGGACGGCAACGTGCTGGCCCCGATTCTCTTCTCGGAAACCAACAATATCCACCCGGTCTCGATTATCGTGGCGGTGCTCTTCTTCGGCGGGATCTGGGGCTTCTGGGGGATCTTCTTCGCCATCCCGCTGGCGACCCTGCTCAAGGCGCTGGTCTACGCCTGGCCGAGGGGGATCCAGCGGCACAAGCGCGAGGAGGCGGCCGAGGCCCTGGCCGAGGAGTGA
- a CDS encoding peroxiredoxin, whose protein sequence is MSVSTGQPVPDFTAIATGDTTVTLSELKGRQVVLFFYPKASTPGCTTEGGDFRDHKEAFEAANTVILGVSRDGLRAQENFKAKQAFNYELISDKEETLCGLFDVIKLKKLYGKEHLGIERSTFLIDAEGNLAREWRGVKVPGHAQEVLEAAQALHAG, encoded by the coding sequence ATGAGCGTGAGCACAGGCCAGCCGGTCCCCGACTTTACCGCCATCGCCACCGGCGACACCACGGTCACCCTCTCCGAGCTCAAGGGCCGGCAGGTGGTGCTCTTCTTCTACCCCAAGGCCAGCACCCCGGGCTGCACCACCGAGGGCGGCGATTTCCGCGACCACAAGGAGGCCTTCGAGGCCGCCAACACCGTGATCCTCGGGGTCTCCCGGGACGGCCTCCGCGCCCAGGAGAACTTCAAGGCCAAGCAGGCCTTCAACTACGAGCTGATCTCCGACAAGGAGGAGACCCTGTGCGGGCTCTTCGACGTCATCAAGCTCAAGAAGCTGTATGGCAAGGAGCACCTGGGGATAGAGCGCAGCACCTTCCTGATCGACGCCGAGGGCAACCTCGCCCGGGAGTGGCGCGGGGTCAAGGTGCCGGGCCACGCCCAGGAGGTGCTGGAGGCCGCCCAGGCGCTGCACGCCGGCTGA
- the nadA gene encoding quinolinate synthase NadA, with protein MTIMTSRAEVREYLTRTYCPTRIPAEDEARVEEIKRLLEANNAVLVAHYYTDDAIQQLAEETGGCVADSLEMARFGARHAADTLVVAGVRFMGETAKILSPEKRVLMPTLEATCSLDLGCPADEFAAFCDQHPDRTVVVYANTSAAVKARADWVVTSSIAVEVIEELQARGEKILWAPDKHLGGYIQKKTGADMLLWDGACIVHEEFKAKGVEELKALYPEAAVLVHPESPASVVALADVAGSTSQLIKAAQALPNDKLIVATDRGIFFKMQQAVPGKTLFEAPTAGNGASCKSCAHCPWMAMNALDNLADALRHGSGEILVDDALRQAALKPLERMLNFQR; from the coding sequence ATGACGATCATGACTTCACGTGCGGAGGTACGCGAGTACCTGACCCGCACCTATTGCCCCACCCGCATTCCCGCCGAGGACGAGGCGCGCGTCGAGGAGATCAAGCGGCTCCTCGAGGCCAACAACGCCGTCCTGGTGGCTCACTACTACACCGACGATGCCATTCAGCAGCTCGCCGAGGAGACCGGCGGCTGCGTGGCCGACTCCCTCGAGATGGCCCGCTTCGGCGCCCGCCACGCGGCCGACACCCTGGTGGTGGCCGGGGTGCGCTTCATGGGCGAGACCGCCAAGATCCTCTCCCCGGAGAAGCGCGTGCTGATGCCCACCCTGGAGGCGACCTGCTCGCTGGACCTGGGCTGCCCGGCCGACGAGTTCGCCGCCTTCTGCGACCAGCACCCCGACCGCACCGTGGTGGTCTACGCCAACACCTCGGCGGCGGTGAAGGCGCGCGCCGACTGGGTGGTCACCTCGTCGATCGCCGTGGAGGTGATCGAGGAGCTCCAGGCCCGCGGCGAGAAGATCCTGTGGGCCCCGGACAAGCACCTGGGCGGCTACATCCAGAAGAAGACCGGCGCCGACATGCTGCTGTGGGACGGTGCCTGCATCGTCCACGAGGAGTTCAAGGCCAAGGGGGTCGAGGAGCTCAAGGCGCTCTACCCGGAGGCCGCGGTGCTGGTGCACCCCGAGTCGCCGGCCTCGGTGGTGGCGCTGGCCGACGTGGCGGGCTCCACCTCCCAGCTGATCAAGGCCGCCCAGGCGCTGCCCAACGACAAGCTGATCGTGGCCACCGACCGCGGCATCTTCTTCAAGATGCAGCAGGCGGTGCCCGGAAAGACCCTCTTCGAGGCGCCCACCGCCGGCAACGGTGCCTCCTGCAAGAGCTGCGCCCACTGCCCCTGGATGGCCATGAACGCCCTGGACAACCTGGCCGACGCCCTGCGCCACGGCTCGGGCGAGATCCTCGTCGATGACGCCCTGCGTCAGGCGGCGCTGAAGCCCCTGGAGCGGATGCTCAACTTCCAGCGCTGA
- a CDS encoding sulfurtransferase TusA family protein — MALQPDDLLDARGLPCPLPLLKAKQALARLAPGQLLEVMATDAGSWRDFETFTAQSSHELLEREERGDTYHYWIRKGGEGNS, encoded by the coding sequence ATGGCTCTGCAACCCGATGACCTGCTCGACGCCCGCGGTCTTCCCTGTCCGCTGCCGCTGCTCAAGGCGAAGCAGGCGCTGGCGCGCCTGGCCCCGGGCCAGCTGCTCGAGGTGATGGCCACCGACGCCGGCTCCTGGCGGGACTTCGAGACTTTCACCGCCCAGAGCTCCCACGAGCTGCTGGAGCGAGAGGAGCGCGGCGACACCTACCACTACTGGATCCGCAAGGGCGGGGAGGGCAATTCATGA
- the tsaA gene encoding tRNA (N6-threonylcarbamoyladenosine(37)-N6)-methyltransferase TrmO has product MSELPLPDAFTLSPIGVIESDYPDKFGIPRQPGLAPAARASLVLAPPFDDPLAVRGLEAFSHLWLTFVFHESPERWTPLVRPPRLGGNAKVGVFASRSTHRPNRLGLSLVELLAIDTRRGVRLALAGADLVSGTPVLDIKPYLPWAESRPEARAGFAPEAPPQLAVAFNDEAAATLAERPDGDSLRELIIQVLAQDPRPAYRKGAEARTYGVRLRDVDVRFRAVAVGEETRMEVVAIVAA; this is encoded by the coding sequence ATGAGCGAACTCCCCCTCCCCGACGCCTTCACGCTGTCGCCGATCGGCGTCATCGAGAGCGACTACCCCGACAAGTTCGGCATTCCCCGCCAGCCGGGGCTGGCGCCGGCGGCCCGGGCCAGCCTGGTGCTGGCACCCCCCTTCGACGACCCGCTGGCGGTGCGTGGCCTCGAGGCCTTCAGCCACCTGTGGCTCACCTTCGTCTTTCACGAGAGCCCCGAGCGCTGGACGCCGCTGGTGCGTCCGCCGCGCCTCGGCGGCAACGCCAAGGTGGGGGTCTTCGCGAGCCGCAGCACCCATCGCCCCAATCGCCTGGGCCTGTCGCTGGTGGAGCTCCTCGCGATCGACACCCGCCGCGGCGTGCGCCTGGCCCTGGCCGGCGCCGACCTGGTCAGCGGCACGCCGGTGCTCGATATCAAGCCCTACCTGCCCTGGGCGGAGTCTCGCCCCGAGGCCCGCGCCGGCTTCGCCCCCGAGGCCCCGCCACAGCTGGCGGTGGCGTTCAACGACGAGGCCGCCGCGACCCTGGCCGAACGCCCCGACGGTGACTCCCTGCGCGAGCTGATCATCCAGGTGCTGGCCCAGGATCCGCGCCCCGCCTACCGGAAGGGGGCCGAGGCGCGCACCTACGGCGTGCGCCTGCGCGATGTGGACGTGCGCTTCCGCGCCGTCGCCGTCGGCGAGGAGACCCGCATGGAGGTGGTGGCGATCGTGGCGGCTTGA
- the nadC gene encoding carboxylating nicotinate-nucleotide diphosphorylase has translation MLAEDVGSGDITARLIPAEATARARVITREACVLCGVAWVESLFARLDPAVTLRWGAADGDRLEAGQAFLELEGPARSLLTGERAALNLLQTLSATATRTRHCVDLIAGTGVRLLDTRKTLPGMRLAQKYAVTCGGGHNHRIGLWDAFLIKENHIAACGGIVAAVREARDIAPEAPVEVEVETFEELEQALAAGADIIMLDNFSLDEMREAVRRTAGRATLEASGNVDESTLRAIAETGVDCISSGALTKDVKAIDLSMRIID, from the coding sequence CTGCTGGCCGAGGACGTCGGTTCCGGCGACATCACCGCCCGACTGATCCCCGCCGAGGCGACGGCGCGGGCCCGGGTGATCACCCGCGAGGCCTGCGTGCTGTGCGGCGTGGCCTGGGTCGAGTCGCTGTTCGCCCGACTCGACCCTGCCGTGACGCTTCGCTGGGGCGCCGCCGATGGCGACCGCCTCGAGGCCGGCCAGGCCTTCCTGGAGCTCGAGGGCCCTGCCCGCAGCCTGCTGACCGGCGAGCGTGCGGCGCTGAACCTGCTGCAGACCCTCTCCGCCACCGCCACCCGCACACGCCACTGCGTGGATCTGATCGCGGGCACCGGCGTGCGCCTGCTCGACACCCGCAAGACCCTGCCGGGGATGCGCCTGGCCCAGAAGTACGCGGTGACCTGCGGCGGCGGCCACAACCACCGCATCGGCCTGTGGGATGCCTTCCTGATCAAGGAGAACCATATCGCCGCCTGCGGCGGCATCGTGGCGGCCGTCCGCGAGGCACGCGACATCGCGCCCGAGGCGCCGGTGGAGGTGGAGGTGGAGACCTTCGAGGAGCTGGAGCAGGCGCTGGCGGCGGGGGCCGATATCATCATGCTGGACAATTTCAGCCTCGACGAGATGCGCGAGGCGGTCCGGCGCACCGCCGGGCGGGCGACCCTGGAGGCCTCGGGCAACGTCGACGAGAGCACCCTGCGCGCCATCGCCGAGACCGGCGTGGACTGCATCTCCAGCGGCGCCCTTACCAAGGACGTCAAGGCCATCGACCTCTCGATGCGGATCATCGACTGA
- a CDS encoding lipoprotein, NlpB, translating to MNSALKWLPLVAAVALAGCARPDGYYHDRNVDYAEARIAPALTLPETRDPQRYRDAMPVPQAAGDFQAADGRFRAPSPQALGAGRAVERDFVERRTIGRDAWLVVGADPGTVWPQLEDFARSRGLGIQASDSSRGVIETGQARLSVRQGLRAGDSEVRCDQGGAPVGACLDALESFFGARSATASASSLAAQRLAGESRLSLAQRGDEWLVEIPLELDRTWAELDHQLRQDFTVEERRELLESDPASHEFLISYMTVTERNRNPLQIVFSADVRQMHQQIRLVLESEGPRQTVLRAVNASERGFSPEDQRELLERVSGLLR from the coding sequence ATGAACTCAGCGCTGAAATGGCTGCCTCTGGTGGCCGCCGTGGCCCTGGCGGGCTGCGCTCGCCCCGACGGCTACTACCACGACCGCAACGTCGACTACGCCGAGGCACGTATCGCCCCGGCGCTGACCCTGCCCGAGACCCGGGACCCCCAGCGCTACCGCGATGCCATGCCGGTGCCCCAGGCCGCCGGTGATTTCCAGGCCGCCGACGGCCGCTTCCGCGCACCGAGCCCTCAGGCCCTGGGCGCCGGTCGCGCCGTGGAGCGCGACTTCGTCGAGCGCCGTACCATCGGCCGCGACGCCTGGCTGGTGGTGGGCGCCGACCCCGGCACCGTCTGGCCCCAGCTCGAGGACTTCGCCCGCAGCCGCGGCCTGGGCATCCAGGCCAGCGACTCCTCCCGCGGGGTGATCGAGACCGGCCAGGCGCGCCTGAGCGTGCGCCAGGGGCTGCGCGCCGGCGACAGCGAGGTGCGCTGCGACCAGGGCGGGGCCCCGGTGGGCGCCTGCCTTGACGCCCTGGAGTCCTTCTTCGGCGCGCGCAGCGCCACTGCCAGCGCGTCGTCCCTGGCCGCCCAGCGCCTGGCCGGCGAGTCGCGCCTCAGCCTCGCGCAGCGTGGCGACGAGTGGCTCGTCGAGATCCCGCTGGAGCTCGATCGCACCTGGGCCGAGCTCGATCACCAGCTGCGCCAGGACTTCACCGTGGAAGAGCGCCGCGAACTGCTGGAGAGCGACCCGGCGAGCCACGAGTTCCTGATCAGCTACATGACGGTCACCGAGCGCAACCGCAATCCGCTGCAGATCGTCTTCAGCGCCGACGTGCGCCAGATGCACCAGCAGATCCGCCTGGTGCTGGAGTCCGAAGGCCCCCGGCAGACCGTGCTGCGGGCGGTGAACGCCAGCGAGCGCGGCTTCAGCCCCGAGGACCAGCGCGAGCTGCTCGAACGGGTATCGGGCCTGCTGCGCTGA
- a CDS encoding M48 family metalloprotease, producing the protein MPRRFPRLAAGALCLALPLPAAGQWTQPQWDSAAGLPSLASGDSQAASGEEFRLGRAWLRQFQARAPQWQDPIAQHYVESMIARLLPHSGLGGSQPLVTLVDSRQLNAFAVPGGIIGVNAGLFAFAEEEAALVSVLAHELGHLSQRHYARGQARTEQTQVPAMAAMLAGMLIAAAGGGDAGIGVAMGSQAAFIQDQLAYSRRFEQEADRIGLQAMAQAGYDPQAMVRMFQAMQRMARLQGGNPPEFLLTHPVTESRIGDAQDRAGQLSVAAPRDDDLQYHLVRARALLTIHERDPQQAITRLAQDDVPDAARRYLGALVEARRGNVEAALSTLDALARQEPDLGLLPASAAQVAFDAGRYDDAIERSRRLLRLMPGHLPATLTRGEALLQRDPDEAWRVLRELAERRHEDPQVFTLLAEAAGRSGREAWGHLARAEQLQLTGRISEGIRQLEVARQVAEREGDAAATARIEQRREAFIGYRETLEKF; encoded by the coding sequence ATGCCGCGCCGTTTTCCCCGACTCGCCGCCGGCGCCCTGTGCCTGGCGCTGCCCCTGCCCGCCGCCGGCCAGTGGACCCAGCCCCAGTGGGACAGCGCCGCCGGGCTGCCGAGCCTGGCCAGCGGCGACAGCCAGGCCGCCAGCGGCGAGGAATTTCGCCTGGGGCGGGCCTGGCTGCGCCAGTTCCAGGCGCGGGCCCCCCAGTGGCAGGACCCCATCGCCCAGCACTACGTGGAGTCGATGATCGCGCGCCTGCTGCCCCACAGCGGGCTGGGCGGCAGCCAGCCGCTGGTGACCCTGGTCGACAGCCGCCAGCTCAACGCCTTCGCCGTGCCGGGGGGCATCATCGGGGTGAATGCCGGCCTGTTCGCCTTTGCGGAGGAGGAGGCGGCGCTGGTCTCGGTGCTGGCCCACGAGCTCGGCCACCTCTCCCAGCGCCACTACGCCCGCGGCCAGGCCCGCACCGAGCAGACCCAGGTACCCGCCATGGCCGCCATGCTGGCCGGCATGCTGATCGCCGCCGCCGGCGGGGGCGACGCCGGCATCGGCGTGGCCATGGGCTCCCAGGCCGCCTTCATCCAGGACCAGCTGGCCTACTCGCGGCGCTTCGAACAGGAGGCCGACCGCATCGGCCTGCAGGCCATGGCCCAGGCGGGCTACGACCCCCAGGCCATGGTGCGCATGTTCCAGGCCATGCAGCGCATGGCCAGGCTGCAGGGCGGCAACCCGCCGGAGTTCCTGCTCACCCACCCGGTGACCGAGTCGCGCATCGGCGATGCCCAGGACCGCGCCGGTCAGCTCTCGGTCGCCGCCCCCCGCGACGACGACCTCCAGTACCACCTGGTGCGCGCCCGCGCCCTGCTGACCATCCACGAGCGCGACCCCCAGCAGGCCATCACCCGGCTCGCCCAGGACGACGTGCCCGACGCCGCCCGACGCTACCTGGGCGCCCTGGTGGAGGCCCGTCGGGGCAACGTCGAGGCGGCCCTCTCGACCCTCGACGCCCTGGCCCGCCAGGAGCCCGACCTGGGGCTGCTGCCCGCCTCCGCCGCCCAGGTGGCCTTCGATGCCGGCCGCTACGACGACGCCATCGAGCGCAGCCGCCGCCTGCTGCGGCTGATGCCGGGGCACCTGCCCGCCACCCTGACCCGGGGCGAGGCGCTGCTGCAGCGCGACCCCGACGAGGCGTGGCGGGTGCTGCGCGAACTGGCCGAGCGCCGCCACGAGGACCCGCAGGTGTTCACCCTGCTGGCGGAAGCCGCCGGGCGCAGCGGACGCGAGGCCTGGGGACACCTGGCCCGGGCCGAGCAGCTGCAGCTCACCGGGCGCATCAGCGAGGGGATTCGTCAGCTCGAGGTGGCCCGGCAGGTGGCCGAGCGTGAGGGAGACGCCGCGGCCACTGCTCGCATCGAGCAGCGCCGCGAGGCGTTCATCGGCTATCGGGAGACGCTGGAGAAGTTCTAG
- the ampD gene encoding 1,6-anhydro-N-acetylmuramyl-L-alanine amidase AmpD has protein sequence MPITRGWLEGARRVPSPNCDERPDGEVSLLLLHSISLPPGEFGGEHIERLFTNRLDPAAHPFFAEIHQLRVSAHLLIRRDGECVQFVPFDRRAWHAGRSRWRDGERERTALNDFAIGIELEGDEVSPYALAQYRALARVVAELLAAYPALDETRITGHARVAPLRKSDPGPAFDWAFFRQRLALQCTESNEHFASRPAGVDPF, from the coding sequence ATGCCGATCACACGGGGATGGCTTGAGGGCGCGCGGCGGGTGCCGTCACCCAACTGCGATGAGCGACCCGACGGTGAGGTGTCGCTGCTTCTGCTCCACTCCATCAGCCTGCCGCCCGGCGAGTTCGGCGGCGAGCATATCGAGCGCCTCTTCACCAACCGCCTGGACCCCGCGGCCCACCCCTTCTTCGCCGAGATCCACCAACTGCGGGTCTCCGCCCACCTGCTGATTCGCCGCGACGGCGAGTGCGTCCAGTTCGTGCCCTTCGATCGCCGCGCCTGGCACGCCGGGCGCTCCCGCTGGCGCGACGGCGAGCGGGAACGCACGGCGCTCAACGACTTCGCCATCGGCATCGAGCTCGAGGGCGACGAGGTCTCGCCCTACGCCCTGGCCCAGTATCGCGCCCTGGCGCGGGTCGTGGCCGAGCTCCTGGCCGCCTATCCGGCGCTGGACGAGACGCGCATCACCGGCCACGCCCGGGTGGCGCCGCTGCGCAAGTCCGACCCCGGCCCGGCCTTCGACTGGGCCTTCTTCCGGCAGCGGTTGGCACTGCAATGCACGGAAAGCAACGAACATTTCGCTTCCCGGCCCGCTGGCGTCGACCCTTTTTGA
- the purC gene encoding phosphoribosylaminoimidazolesuccinocarboxamide synthase — translation MEKRQELYAGKAKSVFATDDPSRVILQFRDDTSAFDGERMESLARKGMVNNCFNAFIMEKLAAAGVPTHFEKRLSATESLVKSLKMIPVECVVRNIAAGGLVKRLGVTEGQELTPPTFELFLKNDALHDPMINESLAETFGWATPEQLAEMKALTFRVNEVLKGLFADGDLLLVDYKLEFGLFEGQIVLGDEFSPDGCRLWDAKTREKLDKDRFRQGLGGVIEAYEEVGRRIGVEFV, via the coding sequence ATGGAAAAGCGTCAAGAACTCTATGCCGGCAAGGCCAAGTCGGTCTTCGCCACCGATGACCCTTCCCGGGTGATCCTGCAATTCCGCGATGACACCAGCGCCTTCGACGGCGAGCGCATGGAGTCGCTGGCGCGCAAGGGCATGGTCAACAACTGCTTCAATGCCTTCATCATGGAGAAGCTGGCGGCGGCCGGCGTGCCCACCCACTTCGAGAAGCGCCTCTCCGCCACCGAGAGCCTGGTCAAGTCGCTGAAGATGATTCCGGTGGAGTGCGTGGTGCGCAACATCGCCGCTGGTGGCCTGGTCAAGCGCCTGGGGGTCACCGAGGGGCAGGAGCTCACCCCGCCCACCTTCGAGCTGTTCCTGAAGAACGATGCCCTGCACGACCCGATGATCAACGAGTCCCTGGCCGAGACCTTCGGCTGGGCCACGCCCGAGCAGCTGGCCGAGATGAAGGCGCTGACCTTCAGGGTCAACGAGGTGCTCAAGGGGCTGTTTGCCGACGGTGACCTGCTGCTGGTGGACTACAAGCTGGAGTTCGGCCTCTTCGAGGGGCAGATCGTGCTGGGCGACGAGTTTTCCCCGGACGGCTGCCGGCTGTGGGACGCCAAGACCCGCGAGAAGCTCGACAAGGATCGCTTCCGCCAGGGGCTCGGCGGCGTGATCGAGGCCTACGAGGAGGTCGGCCGTCGCATCGGCGTCGAGTTCGTCTGA